The DNA window GATAATATAGATGATAGTTTAAAGCTTGCAAAAGCATTAAACAAAGGTGGTATTAATATTATGGAGATAACACTAAGAACTAGTGTTGCTTTAGATGCAATAAAATTAATAAGCCAAGAACTACCAAGTATGAACGTAGGTGCAGGAACTGTTTGTAATAAAGAAGATTTATTAAAAGCAAAAGAATATGGCGCAAAATTTGTTTTTTCGCCAGGTATTAGCCAAGAGCTAATTGATGCCTCAAAAACTGAAAACATTACTTTAATTCCAGGTGTTGCCTCATCAAGTGAAGTTATGTTAGCCCAAAATAATGATATATATCACTGTAAACTTTTTCCAGCAACACTTAGTGGTGGAATAGACATATTAAAAGCTTTTAGTGGACCCTATGCAAAAATGTCTTTTTGTCCAACAGGTGGAGTCAATAAAAAGAATTTAAAAGATTTTTTAAATCTAAAAAATGTTTTATGTGTTGGTGGTACATGGATAGTTCCTAAAGATATTATTCAAAATGGAGATTTTGATAAAATCACAGAACTTTGTATAGAAGCAATAAAAATAGCAAGAGGATAAAATGATAAATAAATTAGCAGGTAAAAAAGCACCTAAAGAAATACTTGAAAATATAGACAAACTAATAAAAGATTATTATGGGAAAAAGCCAGATGCAAATATTCAAAATCAAAAAGTTTCATTTGGAACATCTGGACATAGAGGAAGCTCTTCAAAATCAAGTTTTAATGAAAATCACATTTTTGCAATAACACAAGCACTTTGTGAATACAGGAAAAGTGCTGGTATAACTGGAATTATGCATATTGGAATTGATACCCATGCCCTATCAGTTCCTGCTCAAATTTCTGCACTCCAAGTTTTTTTAGGAAATGGAGTAAAATGTAAAATAGCCAATGAAGATGGATATACTCCAACACCTGTAATGTCTTTTACAATTATTGAATCAAATAAAAATTCTAAAGTTTTAAATGATGGTGTAATTATTACTCCTTCACATAATCCTCCAAGTGATGGTGGATTTAAATATAATACTCCAAATGGAGGTCCAGCTGAT is part of the Poseidonibacter antarcticus genome and encodes:
- the eda gene encoding bifunctional 4-hydroxy-2-oxoglutarate aldolase/2-dehydro-3-deoxy-phosphogluconate aldolase, whose product is MNANEIMEISPIVPVIAIDNIDDSLKLAKALNKGGINIMEITLRTSVALDAIKLISQELPSMNVGAGTVCNKEDLLKAKEYGAKFVFSPGISQELIDASKTENITLIPGVASSSEVMLAQNNDIYHCKLFPATLSGGIDILKAFSGPYAKMSFCPTGGVNKKNLKDFLNLKNVLCVGGTWIVPKDIIQNGDFDKITELCIEAIKIARG